TTGAAGAGCTCAAAATATTAGAAAAGAGCTACATCTCTTTATTCGAACCCGCACCCCAAAATCCTAGAATTGCAATAATGAGGCCGGTAATTACCAAAACCCATTTGTTTGCTGCGCTGGACATGTTGAGATATGGTTCGATAATCACCCATATGCCCAGAATACCAATTACCCAAGCTTGCCACATATTAGCTCCTTTCCTAAATTATTCGACCTTTTCTCGATCTTATAACAAAGCTAGAGCTAATTCTTCAGTAGATTCTACAATGCACCAACGCTGGGTTATTGATACTTGCTTACGGGCGCAGCGTTCCGGCGAAGACTTGCCAAGCAAGCAAAGATTTGGCGACTAAACTCAGTATTATGTATGCCCTTTCGCCATAAAGATAATCCGCCCACTTGCCAACTTTTTTGTATTGTAGAATTTGGTTTATCGCAAAGCTGTTGAAGAAAACAAAGATTGAAAAATAAATCCAGTAGACAAAATCTGGTGCTTTGTTCTCTCCACCGCCGGCACCGAATAAATATATCGCGATAGCCGCCCAAGGAATGATTCCGGCGATACAGCCAAAAACAAACGAAGTCCAATTTGTCTTTTCTGTTGACTGGTTATGAAGCTCCATCATCCAACCAAAAAGAATCATACTTGCATTGACACCGACAAAGGCAATTAAAGTTGCAATATCATAAATACCAACCAACATGGCGATAACGACGATCATCAAAGATGAAGAAATCGAGTATTCAATCCAACGGAAAAAGTTGATGTGCTTCGCTAAATTCTTATTGTAAATTGCATTCAAGCCCGGCAGAGTGATTAAAAGGTGAAAAAACGCCGAGAGAAACAAAAATGATGCAACCAAGGGGCCAATTTTCAGATCAGCCAAAGTTTCCGGCGTTGGCACTAACTTTTTGACTGCGACATCAAATTTCAAAAATGATGCCGTAACCGGCAACGAGAACGTGCTCGAAACAATAAGCATCACAATGCCTTGTCCAAGATGCAGAAGAAACATAACAAGGTTGAATTTGCGCAGACCCTTAAGTTTTGCTTCCATACAACCTCCCCATTATTTTATCTTTCAATTTCCTGGCGCTTAAATATGAAAATCGAAATTATCATAAAAAGTATGATGATTGCGATTGTGGTGATCAACGACGGCAAATAATCATGTGGGGAAAGGCCGGTAAAAATGTCTTTGTAATTTGTCATTATATTACCTGGCAAAATTTTTTTGATTTCCTTGATAAGAGAAAGAATTATTGTGATTACTATCTGAATGCCGAACGAAATAAATGCGGCAACAATTTGATTGCTTGTAAATGCGCTGCATAGAATTGTGGTTGCTGTGATGAAAAGGAGATAAACAAAAAATATTGATGCAAGCAATGAGAAAAGAGCGAATGAAAATGATCCAAAAATGACAATGGTGTAGGCGTAAAAAATAAGTGACGAAGCGATATAGATCACCGCAAGCACTGAATAAGCGGCAAAAAATTTAGAAAGAACAAACTTTGCCCTCGAGACCGGTTTGGTGAGAACAACTTCAAGAGTTTTTTTATTCTTTTCCTCGGCGATGATACCAGCAAAGACAAACACCAAAACTAATAATGCGATTTGGCTTATATTTTTGACAAACTGATCGATGGAATCTCTCCATGTTGGCTCGGGCAATTGAATTGAAAGACCCGGAGTTTGTGGAATATTTTTTAAGAGCTCGGGCGTAATTTTAGCTAGTGCTGGTGAGGCAAAAGCAATGAAGAGAAACAAAATTACTAAAATTAGTAACTTCTTGGTTCTTATTATTTCTAAAATTTCTTTTCCAAATAGTGCATTCATTATTTCCCCTTTCTGACCAAATCAAGGAATAAATCTTCGATTTCTGGAAGTTTGATGCCATAAGAATAAATACCGACCGACTCATCGGCAAAAAATTTAATCGGTAGATTTTTCCTTAC
The nucleotide sequence above comes from Patescibacteria group bacterium. Encoded proteins:
- the heR gene encoding heliorhodopsin HeR, with protein sequence MEAKLKGLRKFNLVMFLLHLGQGIVMLIVSSTFSLPVTASFLKFDVAVKKLVPTPETLADLKIGPLVASFLFLSAFFHLLITLPGLNAIYNKNLAKHINFFRWIEYSISSSLMIVVIAMLVGIYDIATLIAFVGVNASMILFGWMMELHNQSTEKTNWTSFVFGCIAGIIPWAAIAIYLFGAGGGENKAPDFVYWIYFSIFVFFNSFAINQILQYKKVGKWADYLYGERAYIILSLVAKSLLAWQVFAGTLRP
- a CDS encoding ABC transporter permease subunit — translated: MNALFGKEILEIIRTKKLLILVILFLFIAFASPALAKITPELLKNIPQTPGLSIQLPEPTWRDSIDQFVKNISQIALLVLVFVFAGIIAEEKNKKTLEVVLTKPVSRAKFVLSKFFAAYSVLAVIYIASSLIFYAYTIVIFGSFSFALFSLLASIFFVYLLFITATTILCSAFTSNQIVAAFISFGIQIVITIILSLIKEIKKILPGNIMTNYKDIFTGLSPHDYLPSLITTIAIIILFMIISIFIFKRQEIER